A window from Azoarcus sp. DD4 encodes these proteins:
- a CDS encoding XdhC family protein — protein MDSLDHDVLTRARDWLAAGRRVLLATVVRTWGSSPRPPGALLALRDDGRAVGSVSGGCIEDDLIDRLHRDGLPAVPQLVSYGVGAEEARRFGLPCGGTMELVLEPLADPAPLDALLARLAAGELVERRLDMASGTASLAAAHPEQGLAYDGRTLTSVFGPRYRLLLIGAGQLSESLARIALALDFAITVCDPREEYHEEWRVPGTTLTRDMPDDVVIAMRPDARTAVIALTHDPKLDDLALMEALRSPAFYVAALGSRRNNAARRERLREFDVSEAQVAALRGPAGLYIGSRTPAEIAVSIAAELVAVKNGVTPERVLPVAEAKAALELAADTLSSCAAR, from the coding sequence ATGGATAGCCTGGACCACGACGTCCTCACCCGCGCCCGCGACTGGCTCGCCGCCGGTCGCCGGGTGCTGCTCGCCACCGTGGTGCGCACCTGGGGTTCCTCGCCGCGCCCGCCCGGCGCGCTGCTGGCGCTGCGCGACGACGGCCGCGCGGTCGGCTCGGTGTCGGGCGGCTGCATCGAGGACGACCTCATCGACCGCCTGCACCGCGACGGCCTGCCCGCCGTGCCGCAACTGGTGAGCTACGGCGTCGGCGCCGAAGAGGCGCGCCGCTTCGGCCTGCCCTGCGGCGGCACCATGGAGCTGGTGCTCGAACCCCTCGCCGATCCGGCACCGCTCGATGCCCTGCTCGCCCGGCTGGCCGCCGGCGAACTGGTCGAACGCCGGCTCGACATGGCCAGCGGCACGGCCAGCCTCGCCGCGGCCCACCCGGAACAGGGCCTGGCCTACGACGGCCGCACGCTGACCAGCGTGTTCGGCCCGCGCTACCGGCTGCTGCTGATCGGCGCCGGCCAGCTCTCGGAAAGCCTCGCCCGCATCGCCCTCGCGCTGGATTTCGCCATCACCGTGTGCGATCCGCGCGAGGAATACCACGAGGAATGGCGGGTGCCCGGCACTACGTTGACCCGCGACATGCCGGACGACGTGGTCATCGCGATGCGGCCGGACGCGCGCACCGCGGTGATCGCGCTCACCCACGACCCCAAGCTCGACGACCTTGCGCTGATGGAGGCGCTGCGCTCGCCGGCCTTCTACGTCGCCGCGCTCGGCTCGCGCCGCAACAACGCCGCCCGCCGCGAGCGGCTGCGCGAGTTCGACGTCAGCGAAGCGCAGGTCGCCGCGCTGCGCGGCCCCGCCGGGCTCTACATTGGCAGCCGCACGCCAGCCGAGATCGCCGTCTCCATCGCCGCCGAGCTAGTCGCGGTCAAGAACGGCGTGACCCCGGAACGGGTGCTGCCGGTGGCCGAAGCCAAGGCCGCGCTCGAACTCGCCGCCGACACCCTGTCGAGCTGCGCCGCCCGTTGA
- a CDS encoding 2,4'-dihydroxyacetophenone dioxygenase family protein: MTAAVLSHSPSSQATLSARHGKDFVNLAEVPWTPWVMEGTHFKLLAINELSGGFSMLLKVDPGVQAPVHGHLGSAEAYLVEGGFYYEEDDPGYAGYYTYERGGSIHQPVSPQGCVMFAVTHGPLAGCNPDGSVSAVVDCRLMLQLAEANAAAGHVVQLVSGR; this comes from the coding sequence ATGACGGCCGCCGTCCTCAGCCATTCCCCCTCCAGCCAGGCCACCCTCAGCGCCCGCCACGGCAAGGATTTCGTCAATCTCGCCGAAGTGCCGTGGACGCCCTGGGTGATGGAAGGCACCCACTTCAAGCTGCTCGCCATCAATGAACTCAGCGGCGGCTTCTCGATGCTGCTCAAGGTCGATCCCGGCGTGCAGGCGCCGGTGCATGGCCACCTCGGTTCGGCCGAGGCCTACCTGGTCGAAGGCGGCTTCTACTACGAGGAAGACGACCCCGGCTACGCCGGCTACTACACCTACGAACGCGGCGGCTCCATCCACCAGCCGGTGTCGCCGCAGGGCTGCGTGATGTTTGCGGTGACCCACGGCCCGCTCGCCGGCTGCAATCCGGACGGCTCGGTGTCCGCGGTGGTCGATTGCCGGCTGATGCTGCAACTCGCCGAAGCCAACGCCGCCGCCGGCCACGTCGTGCAGCTCGTCTCCGGCCGCTGA
- a CDS encoding TerC family protein: MLEIFTDPQLIVAFFTLTALELVLGIDNIIFISILVDKLAPERRNFARRLGLFLAMFMRIGLLAMLAWLAGLTAPLFTVFDAGFSGRDIILIAGGLFLVWKSTGEIHQLLEGEEGEASSAVKATFTAVILQIIVIDLVFSLDSIITAIGMVNHLPVMVAAVVASVALMMVASAPIGEFVSRHPTVKMLALSFLMVVGVVLIADGFGHHVPKGYIYFAMAFSVVVEMLNIRLRKQAEKPVDLHEAYVVEKQPASAADKA, encoded by the coding sequence ATGCTAGAAATCTTCACCGACCCCCAGCTGATCGTTGCCTTCTTCACCCTCACCGCGCTGGAACTGGTGCTGGGCATCGACAACATCATCTTCATCTCCATCCTGGTGGACAAACTGGCGCCGGAGCGCCGCAACTTCGCCCGCCGCCTCGGCCTCTTCCTGGCGATGTTCATGCGCATCGGCCTGCTCGCCATGCTCGCCTGGCTGGCCGGGCTCACTGCGCCGCTGTTTACCGTGTTCGACGCCGGCTTCTCGGGCCGCGACATCATCCTGATCGCCGGCGGCCTGTTCCTGGTGTGGAAGAGCACCGGCGAGATCCACCAGTTGCTCGAAGGCGAGGAGGGCGAGGCCTCCAGCGCGGTCAAGGCCACCTTCACCGCGGTCATCCTGCAGATCATCGTCATCGACCTGGTGTTCTCGCTCGACTCCATCATCACCGCCATCGGCATGGTCAACCACCTGCCGGTGATGGTTGCCGCGGTGGTGGCTTCGGTCGCGCTGATGATGGTGGCCTCTGCCCCGATCGGCGAATTCGTCTCGCGCCATCCCACGGTGAAGATGCTGGCGCTGTCCTTCCTGATGGTGGTCGGCGTGGTGCTGATTGCCGACGGCTTCGGCCATCACGTGCCCAAGGGCTACATCTACTTCGCGATGGCCTTCTCGGTGGTGGTGGAAATGCTCAACATCCGACTGCGCAAGCAGGCCGAGAAGCCGGTGGACCTGCACGAGGCCTACGTCGTCGAGAAGCAGCCGGCCAGCGCCGCCGACAAGGCCTGA
- a CDS encoding NTP transferase domain-containing protein, translated as MQGILLAAGYGRRFDPDGVQDKLLAPLADGRPVIWHAARALCAALPGSLAVLRPGQTARANWLRDAGCEVLESIAAEAGMGAALASAVAASADADGWVVALADMPWLPVDAVAAVAAAIDHPQRVAAAMHDGRRGHPVGFGAAWGVKLMTLAGDSGARELLRDAEILLIDSADPGVLRDVDTPADLGR; from the coding sequence ATGCAGGGCATCCTGCTCGCCGCCGGCTACGGCCGCCGCTTCGACCCCGACGGCGTGCAGGACAAGCTGCTGGCGCCGCTCGCCGACGGCCGCCCGGTGATCTGGCACGCCGCGCGCGCGCTGTGCGCCGCGCTGCCGGGCAGCCTCGCGGTGCTGCGGCCCGGCCAGACGGCACGCGCGAACTGGCTGCGGGACGCCGGTTGCGAAGTGCTGGAAAGCATAGCAGCGGAAGCCGGCATGGGCGCTGCACTGGCCTCGGCGGTCGCCGCCAGCGCGGACGCCGACGGCTGGGTGGTGGCGCTTGCCGACATGCCGTGGCTGCCGGTGGACGCGGTCGCCGCAGTGGCAGCCGCGATCGACCATCCGCAGCGCGTTGCGGCGGCGATGCACGACGGCCGCCGCGGTCATCCGGTCGGGTTTGGCGCGGCTTGGGGGGTCAAGCTGATGACGCTCGCCGGCGACAGCGGCGCACGCGAGTTGCTGCGCGATGCGGAGATACTGTTGATCGACAGCGCCGATCCCGGTGTGCTGCGGGATGTGGATACGCCGGCGGATCTGGGTCGCTGA
- a CDS encoding DUF2798 domain-containing protein, which yields MQIKPQYVQPVIMAGIMAFLMTAVVTWLNLGFPPDYLSRWMHAFAVAWPIAVAAAFVAIPIAQRAARRIVAALSS from the coding sequence ATGCAGATCAAGCCCCAATACGTGCAGCCGGTGATCATGGCCGGCATCATGGCTTTCCTGATGACCGCAGTGGTCACCTGGCTCAACCTCGGTTTTCCGCCGGACTACCTGTCGCGCTGGATGCATGCCTTCGCAGTCGCCTGGCCGATCGCGGTGGCGGCTGCCTTTGTCGCCATCCCGATCGCGCAGCGCGCAGCGCGCAGGATCGTCGCCGCGCTGTCGTCCTAG
- a CDS encoding DUF1302 domain-containing protein — translation MNGTFRRPGLRPAVLAAAIAACGSAHAGDFRLGDELTGTWTLNASLGTNVRTQDRDAKLTSFGNANHNGGKPGTGGGSTDDGDLNFDRGDVTSTTLKLVGDVELRYRNYGALLRAKAWHDFTLANKKVDHGHFDNGYVPNERLNDGHYDSAAKFTGAELLDAFVFADWELGGDSRLNMRLGNQVVNWGESIFIQGVNVVNPIDVPAARRAGAQVREILLPVPLLYGNLGLPGGVSLEAFYQLKWKKTVIDGCGTFFSPADVINCGGSQFGPDVFSDREQYEGVAALGGLNLRSLRLNDDKPSDAGQYGLALHWLEPNSETDIGLYYINYHTRTPFLSLSSRPSEPSSLYGTVAPLSYLLDYSAEDIKTFGLSLSNTLGGVSVMAELSYTRDLPVQINGGDLVQFGVSGGTQGPLVGKRIYDPAGATIRGYDRMDKIQLQLGAINVFSQVLGAQSLLAVGEVGMSWLPDLPNAKTDVRYGRAFTFGTAWHPAYTNPALSTRAGCNAANTAGMVTQANCAQDGFVTPFSWGYRLFGELEYPNAVAGWTAKPRLYWAHDVKGNAADGAFMESRRTLGTGVGLSRLVDGQRWTVDLAYTRFIDAARWDTNRDKDFLAASVSVAF, via the coding sequence ATGAACGGAACATTCCGGAGACCCGGCCTGCGCCCGGCCGTGCTCGCGGCGGCCATCGCCGCGTGCGGCAGCGCCCACGCCGGCGACTTCAGGCTCGGCGACGAACTCACCGGCACCTGGACGCTCAACGCCAGCCTCGGCACCAACGTCCGCACCCAGGACCGCGACGCCAAACTCACCTCGTTCGGCAACGCCAACCACAACGGCGGCAAGCCCGGCACCGGCGGCGGCAGCACCGACGACGGCGATCTCAACTTCGACCGCGGCGACGTCACCTCCACCACGCTCAAGCTCGTGGGCGACGTCGAGCTGCGCTACCGCAACTACGGCGCCCTGCTGCGCGCCAAGGCCTGGCACGACTTCACGCTGGCCAACAAGAAGGTGGACCACGGCCATTTCGACAACGGCTATGTGCCCAACGAACGCCTGAACGACGGCCACTACGACAGCGCCGCCAAGTTCACCGGCGCCGAACTGCTCGACGCCTTCGTCTTCGCCGACTGGGAGCTGGGCGGCGACAGCCGGCTCAACATGCGGCTGGGCAACCAGGTGGTGAACTGGGGCGAGAGCATCTTCATCCAGGGCGTGAACGTGGTGAACCCGATCGACGTGCCCGCCGCGCGCCGCGCCGGCGCTCAGGTGCGCGAGATCCTGCTGCCGGTGCCGCTGCTCTACGGCAACCTCGGCCTGCCCGGCGGCGTCAGCCTGGAAGCCTTCTACCAGCTGAAGTGGAAGAAAACGGTGATCGACGGCTGCGGCACCTTCTTTTCGCCGGCCGACGTCATCAACTGCGGCGGCTCGCAGTTCGGCCCCGACGTGTTTTCCGACCGCGAGCAGTACGAGGGCGTGGCCGCGCTCGGCGGACTCAACCTGCGCTCGCTGCGGCTCAACGACGACAAGCCCTCGGACGCCGGCCAGTACGGCCTCGCGCTGCACTGGCTGGAGCCCAACAGCGAGACCGACATCGGCCTCTACTACATCAACTACCACACCCGCACGCCCTTCCTCAGCCTGTCCAGCCGGCCGTCGGAACCCAGCTCGCTGTACGGCACGGTGGCGCCGCTGTCCTACCTGCTCGACTACTCCGCCGAGGACATCAAGACCTTCGGGCTGAGCCTGTCGAACACGCTGGGCGGGGTGTCGGTGATGGCGGAACTGTCCTACACCCGCGACCTGCCGGTGCAGATCAACGGCGGCGACCTGGTGCAGTTCGGCGTCTCCGGCGGCACCCAGGGCCCGCTGGTCGGCAAGCGCATCTACGACCCGGCCGGCGCCACCATCCGCGGCTACGACCGCATGGACAAGATCCAGCTGCAGCTCGGCGCGATCAACGTCTTCAGCCAGGTGCTCGGCGCGCAGTCGCTGCTGGCGGTGGGCGAGGTCGGCATGAGCTGGCTGCCCGACCTGCCCAACGCCAAGACCGACGTGCGCTACGGCCGTGCCTTCACCTTCGGCACGGCCTGGCACCCGGCCTACACCAACCCGGCGCTGTCCACCCGCGCCGGCTGCAACGCCGCCAACACCGCCGGCATGGTCACCCAGGCCAACTGCGCGCAGGACGGCTTCGTCACCCCGTTCTCGTGGGGCTACCGGCTGTTCGGCGAACTGGAATACCCCAATGCCGTCGCCGGCTGGACCGCCAAGCCGCGCCTCTACTGGGCGCACGACGTCAAGGGCAACGCGGCCGATGGCGCCTTCATGGAGAGCCGCCGCACGCTCGGCACCGGCGTCGGCCTTTCGCGCCTGGTGGACGGCCAGCGCTGGACGGTGGATCTCGCCTACACCCGCTTCATCGACGCCGCGCGCTGGGACACCAACCGCGACAAGGACTTCCTCGCCGCCAGCGTCAGCGTGGCGTTCTAA
- a CDS encoding xanthine dehydrogenase family protein molybdopterin-binding subunit, with protein sequence MKMQITNVSRRDFLKAGAGLTLSVSLPGALLAAAGGPGIAGSATAAGDFTPNAFVRIGADSTVTVLSKHLEMGQGVYTGLTTLVAEELDADWAQVVVEGAPADAKRYNNLFWGPTQGTGGSTAIGNSFEQLRQAGAAARAMLVQAAAERWKVPATEISVKNGVVSHAKSGRKARFGELAEAAAALPVPQQVTLKDPKNFSLIGRHVPRKDSVAKTTGTAQFTQDVKLPGMLVAVVAHPSRFGGKVRSVDDKAARAVAGVADVVTIPNGVAVLAGDYWTAKKARDALQVEWDESSAYHGSSDAILADYRKLAGTPGLVARKDGDGAAALDKAAKVIEAEYAFPFLAHAAMEPINCVMRLGTDSCEVWNGEQFQTVDQANLAAFFGLKPEQVTLHMLYAGGSFGRRANPMSDYLLETAQIVKAIGGRAPVKLVWSREDDMRAGYYRPAFLHRLRATLGADGKPQAWEQRIVGQSIIKGSPFEGVMIKDGIDATSVEGAANLPYAIPNLQIELHTTNDAVKVPVQWWRSVGSTHTGHATEVFLDELASAAGADPVAYRMALLGSHPRHAGVLKLAADKAGWGKPLAAAKDKGAKRGRGVAVHESFHTFVAQVVEVTVAADGSFKVDRVVCAVDCGVAVNPDVIRAQMEGGIGFALAAALTGAVTLKDGVVEQSNFHDYPVLRIGEMPKVEVHIVPSAEKPTGVGEPGVPPLAPALANALHAATGKRIRSLPIAEQLKA encoded by the coding sequence ATGAAGATGCAGATCACCAACGTGTCGCGCCGCGACTTCCTCAAGGCCGGCGCCGGCCTCACCCTGTCGGTCAGCCTGCCGGGCGCGCTACTCGCCGCCGCAGGCGGCCCGGGCATCGCCGGCAGCGCAACCGCGGCGGGCGACTTCACCCCCAACGCCTTCGTCCGCATCGGCGCCGACAGCACCGTCACCGTGCTCTCCAAGCACCTCGAGATGGGGCAGGGCGTGTATACCGGCCTCACCACGCTGGTCGCCGAGGAACTCGACGCCGACTGGGCGCAGGTCGTCGTCGAAGGCGCGCCGGCCGACGCCAAGCGCTACAACAACCTGTTCTGGGGCCCGACGCAGGGCACCGGCGGCAGCACCGCCATCGGCAACTCCTTCGAGCAGCTGCGCCAGGCCGGCGCCGCCGCGCGGGCGATGCTGGTGCAGGCCGCCGCCGAGCGTTGGAAGGTGCCGGCCACCGAGATCAGCGTGAAGAACGGCGTGGTCAGCCATGCGAAGAGCGGCCGCAAGGCCCGTTTCGGCGAACTCGCAGAAGCCGCCGCCGCGCTGCCGGTGCCGCAGCAGGTGACGCTGAAGGACCCGAAGAACTTCAGCCTGATCGGCCGCCATGTGCCGCGCAAGGACAGCGTCGCCAAGACCACCGGCACCGCGCAATTCACCCAGGACGTGAAGCTGCCCGGCATGCTGGTGGCGGTGGTCGCGCACCCGTCGCGCTTCGGCGGCAAGGTGCGCAGCGTGGATGACAAGGCCGCGCGGGCGGTGGCGGGCGTGGCCGACGTGGTCACCATCCCCAACGGCGTCGCGGTACTGGCCGGCGACTACTGGACGGCGAAGAAGGCCCGCGATGCGCTGCAGGTCGAGTGGGACGAATCCTCCGCCTACCACGGCAGTTCCGACGCCATCCTCGCGGACTACCGCAAGCTCGCCGGCACGCCCGGGCTGGTCGCGCGCAAGGACGGCGACGGCGCGGCCGCGCTGGACAAGGCCGCCAAGGTGATCGAGGCCGAGTACGCCTTCCCCTTCCTCGCCCACGCGGCGATGGAGCCGATCAACTGCGTGATGCGCCTCGGCACCGACAGCTGCGAGGTGTGGAACGGCGAACAGTTCCAGACCGTGGACCAGGCCAACCTCGCCGCCTTCTTCGGCCTCAAGCCCGAGCAGGTGACGCTGCACATGCTGTACGCCGGCGGCAGCTTCGGCCGCCGCGCCAACCCGATGTCCGACTACCTGCTGGAGACCGCCCAGATCGTCAAGGCGATCGGCGGCCGCGCCCCGGTCAAGCTGGTGTGGTCGCGCGAGGACGACATGCGCGCCGGCTACTACCGCCCCGCCTTCCTGCACCGGCTGCGCGCCACCCTGGGCGCCGACGGCAAGCCGCAGGCCTGGGAGCAGCGCATCGTCGGCCAGTCCATCATCAAGGGCTCGCCCTTCGAAGGCGTCATGATCAAGGACGGCATCGACGCGACCTCGGTCGAAGGCGCCGCCAACCTGCCCTACGCCATCCCCAACCTGCAGATCGAGCTGCACACCACCAACGACGCGGTGAAGGTGCCGGTGCAGTGGTGGCGCTCGGTCGGCTCCACCCACACCGGCCATGCCACCGAAGTCTTCCTCGACGAGCTGGCGAGCGCCGCCGGCGCCGATCCGGTCGCCTACCGCATGGCGCTGCTCGGCAGCCATCCGCGCCACGCCGGCGTGCTCAAGCTGGCCGCCGACAAGGCCGGCTGGGGCAAGCCGCTGGCCGCGGCCAAGGACAAGGGCGCCAAGCGCGGCCGCGGCGTCGCGGTGCATGAGTCCTTCCACACCTTCGTCGCCCAGGTGGTGGAAGTCACCGTCGCCGCCGACGGCAGCTTCAAGGTGGATCGGGTGGTGTGCGCGGTCGATTGCGGGGTCGCGGTCAATCCGGACGTGATCCGCGCGCAGATGGAAGGCGGCATCGGCTTCGCGCTCGCTGCGGCGCTGACCGGCGCGGTCACGCTGAAGGACGGCGTGGTCGAGCAGTCCAACTTCCACGACTACCCGGTGCTGCGCATCGGCGAAATGCCGAAGGTGGAAGTGCACATCGTGCCGTCGGCGGAAAAGCCCACCGGCGTCGGCGAACCGGGCGTGCCGCCGCTCGCCCCCGCGCTCGCCAACGCGCTCCACGCCGCCACCGGCAAGCGCATCCGCAGCCTGCCGATCGCCGAGCAACTCAAGGCCTGA
- a CDS encoding LysR family transcriptional regulator translates to MLSASRFNPQLLRYFHAVVEHGSLSAASRHLNCVPSNVSARLRQLEEQLGSVLLERNGPQFKLTAAGERLLPHARQLDSLCAAAWQSVHLDTLQGRLRLGSMETTAAMRLPDVLARFHRHAPRVGVELETGTSSALIERVLGHELDAALVAGPLEHPRLIASEVWREELRLVLPPGAAVPGPGEEVSLIVFPEGCHYRARLYNWVQESGWKVRGQQSYASVEAILGCVAAGLGMGVLPASLLAGHPRGRQVASHPLPAHLAVSPTVLIRRRLAEPHPALDAWVEVLLEGGNAAPVQ, encoded by the coding sequence ATGCTGTCCGCCAGCCGCTTCAATCCGCAATTGCTCCGCTACTTTCACGCCGTGGTCGAGCACGGCAGCCTGAGCGCGGCGTCGCGCCACCTCAACTGCGTGCCGTCCAACGTGTCGGCGCGTCTGCGCCAGCTGGAGGAGCAGCTCGGCAGCGTGCTGCTGGAGCGCAACGGCCCGCAGTTCAAGCTGACCGCTGCCGGCGAGCGCCTGCTGCCGCACGCGCGCCAGCTCGACAGCCTGTGTGCGGCGGCATGGCAGAGCGTGCATCTGGACACCCTGCAGGGGCGGCTGCGGCTCGGTTCGATGGAAACCACCGCGGCGATGCGCCTGCCCGACGTGCTGGCGCGTTTCCATCGCCACGCGCCTCGGGTGGGCGTGGAGCTGGAGACCGGTACCAGCTCGGCGCTGATCGAACGGGTGCTCGGCCACGAACTGGATGCGGCCCTGGTGGCCGGGCCGCTGGAGCATCCGCGGCTGATCGCCAGCGAAGTGTGGCGCGAGGAATTGCGGCTGGTGCTGCCGCCGGGCGCGGCGGTGCCCGGGCCGGGCGAAGAAGTGAGCCTGATCGTGTTCCCGGAGGGCTGCCACTACCGTGCGCGCCTGTACAACTGGGTGCAGGAGAGCGGCTGGAAGGTGCGCGGCCAGCAGAGCTATGCCTCGGTGGAGGCCATACTCGGCTGTGTCGCGGCGGGCCTGGGCATGGGGGTGTTGCCGGCCAGCCTGCTGGCCGGGCATCCGCGTGGCCGACAGGTGGCGAGCCATCCGCTGCCGGCGCACCTGGCGGTGTCGCCGACGGTGCTGATCCGGCGCCGCCTGGCGGAACCGCATCCGGCGCTGGATGCCTGGGTCGAGGTCTTGCTGGAGGGCGGCAACGCGGCGCCGGTGCAGTAG
- a CDS encoding 2,4'-dihydroxyacetophenone dioxygenase family protein has product MSVMLCTAESQKTHGSAARDRITLPYPRFQKLDPIPWRPWVMEGVQYKLLSVNSRSGGFTCMLKVLAGVEAPIHHHLGAIEVMVMEGDICYEDADIGGPGDYMFEPAGDIHQPRTKDGCVLFCVFDGPIAGLAPDGSIAGIVDYRVMLEMAERDGVAAGVHR; this is encoded by the coding sequence ATGAGCGTCATGCTGTGCACCGCCGAGAGCCAGAAAACCCACGGAAGCGCCGCGCGCGACAGGATCACCCTGCCCTATCCCAGGTTCCAGAAGCTGGACCCGATCCCGTGGCGGCCGTGGGTGATGGAGGGCGTGCAGTACAAGCTGCTGAGCGTGAATAGCCGCAGCGGCGGCTTCACCTGCATGCTCAAGGTGCTAGCCGGCGTGGAAGCGCCGATCCACCACCACCTCGGCGCGATCGAGGTGATGGTGATGGAAGGCGACATCTGCTACGAAGACGCCGACATCGGCGGTCCGGGCGACTACATGTTCGAGCCGGCGGGCGACATCCACCAGCCGCGAACCAAGGACGGCTGCGTGCTGTTCTGCGTGTTCGACGGACCGATCGCCGGGCTGGCACCGGACGGCAGCATCGCCGGGATCGTGGATTACAGGGTGATGCTGGAGATGGCCGAGCGCGACGGGGTGGCGGCGGGAGTGCATCGGTAG
- a CDS encoding YbfB/YjiJ family MFS transporter, with the protein MTPQSNAPPGRLWLPLLAAALALVVVHGIGRFAYTPLLPMLVADGFMGLDAGAAFATWNYVGYLLGAMLAIRLHEPAQIRRILPAALLINAACTVAQGFTDHPTLFLLLRLISGISNGVVFVQAPALVLEWLARHGLAALSGLMYFGVGSGLLLSNALANLPAAWLHGAERWWPMALAAVPLAWWSARQLAHLDRPQAGAPALPAASRATPLLDRASLPVFMAYAGAGLGYILPTTFLPVVAHEQLPAGHWLQSGAWLILALSTLAAAWLWNRLGSRMGDRNALILNYVVQGIGVAGPLLWPGVPGVLACALLVGSTFLGSVLLTQRLARALHPHQGPRISAALITLYGLAQLTGPWMARMWLERGGSMSDTYWLGAGALVWATLWTLRTQQAPAHAGMGLKAVRAD; encoded by the coding sequence ATGACCCCACAGTCCAACGCCCCGCCCGGCCGCCTCTGGCTGCCACTGCTGGCCGCCGCGCTCGCGCTGGTGGTGGTGCACGGCATCGGCCGCTTCGCCTACACCCCGCTGCTGCCCATGCTGGTGGCCGACGGCTTCATGGGCCTGGACGCCGGCGCCGCCTTCGCCACCTGGAACTACGTCGGCTACCTGCTCGGGGCCATGCTGGCCATCCGCCTGCACGAGCCGGCGCAGATCCGCCGCATCCTGCCGGCGGCGCTGCTCATCAACGCCGCGTGCACGGTGGCGCAGGGCTTCACCGATCATCCGACGTTGTTCCTCCTGCTGCGGCTCATCAGCGGCATCAGCAACGGCGTGGTCTTCGTCCAGGCACCGGCGCTGGTGCTGGAATGGCTGGCGCGCCACGGCCTGGCCGCGCTGTCCGGGCTGATGTATTTCGGCGTCGGCAGCGGGCTGCTGCTGTCCAACGCGCTCGCCAACCTGCCGGCCGCATGGTTGCACGGAGCCGAACGCTGGTGGCCGATGGCGCTGGCGGCGGTGCCGCTGGCCTGGTGGAGTGCCCGCCAGCTCGCCCACCTCGACCGCCCGCAGGCCGGCGCGCCGGCTCTGCCTGCCGCCAGCCGGGCCACGCCGCTGCTCGACCGCGCCAGCCTGCCGGTCTTCATGGCCTATGCCGGCGCCGGCCTCGGCTACATCCTGCCGACCACCTTCCTGCCGGTGGTGGCGCACGAGCAGCTGCCCGCCGGCCATTGGCTGCAGAGCGGCGCCTGGCTGATCCTGGCGCTGAGCACGCTCGCCGCCGCCTGGCTGTGGAACCGCCTCGGCAGCCGCATGGGCGACCGCAACGCGCTGATACTCAACTACGTGGTGCAGGGCATAGGCGTGGCCGGCCCGCTGCTGTGGCCGGGCGTGCCGGGCGTACTCGCCTGCGCGCTGCTGGTGGGCAGCACCTTCCTCGGCAGCGTGCTGCTCACCCAACGCCTGGCGCGTGCGCTGCATCCGCACCAGGGGCCGCGCATCTCGGCGGCGCTGATCACGCTGTACGGCCTCGCCCAACTTACCGGACCGTGGATGGCGCGGATGTGGCTGGAGCGCGGCGGCAGCATGAGCGACACTTACTGGCTGGGCGCGGGGGCGCTGGTGTGGGCGACGCTGTGGACCTTGCGGACGCAGCAGGCGCCGGCGCATGCGGGGATGGGATTGAAGGCGGTTCGGGCCGACTGA
- a CDS encoding flavin reductase family protein gives MTPPHTFPVPLAKCYRLLNHGPTVLVASAHAGRRNVMAAAWNMPLDFDPPKVAVVIDKATYSRGLIEASGEFVLAVPTRAAAAQALAAGSHSGRDEDKFAALGIEAWTADKLGAPLPGGCIAWLECRVIPEPHIQQAYDLFLGEVVAARADARLFRDGHWHFDEAATRSIHYIAGGNFFATGEAFEVGPTR, from the coding sequence ATGACCCCACCCCACACCTTCCCCGTCCCGCTCGCCAAGTGCTACCGCCTGCTCAACCACGGCCCCACGGTGCTGGTCGCCAGCGCCCACGCCGGCCGCCGCAACGTCATGGCCGCCGCCTGGAACATGCCGCTGGATTTCGACCCACCCAAGGTCGCCGTGGTGATCGACAAGGCCACCTACAGCCGCGGCCTGATCGAGGCCTCCGGCGAATTCGTGCTGGCGGTGCCCACCCGTGCCGCCGCCGCGCAGGCGCTGGCGGCTGGATCGCACAGCGGCCGCGACGAGGACAAGTTCGCCGCGCTCGGCATCGAGGCCTGGACAGCAGACAAGCTAGGGGCGCCGCTCCCGGGCGGCTGCATCGCCTGGCTGGAATGCCGCGTCATCCCGGAACCACACATCCAGCAGGCTTACGATCTCTTTCTCGGCGAAGTGGTGGCGGCCCGCGCAGACGCGCGCCTGTTCCGCGACGGCCACTGGCACTTCGACGAAGCCGCCACGCGCAGCATCCACTACATCGCCGGCGGCAACTTCTTCGCCACCGGCGAGGCCTTCGAAGTCGGCCCCACGCGCTAG